A stretch of the Planktothricoides raciborskii GIHE-MW2 genome encodes the following:
- a CDS encoding J domain-containing protein, with amino-acid sequence MFKKQNYYQILGVSKTATLEEIKKAYRRLAVQYHPDVNPSDETGDFFKEITRIYDILRNPLEREKYDQELAQASLNEVEFTSKVSEPDVEVNLKDKQAVNFYQQGLKKSQKLNYQEAIADYTEALKLNPELVEAYYQRGFAQSQLSNHREAFADYTEALHRNDQIPEIYYYRGLTRFKLANITGALEDLNQAIAMNPHYAAAYYHRGLVYQEIAEKKAAKVNLKQAAKEFLTQGDRFHYRQTLNALENLQKTLTIIDKTPPPFRLLLQILKTWRAFAFNPIEGLFPAFIKLGNRQAIAVGIGFALIFNLCFVLGMVLGMATVWQKIFPFTNLPISTLIIIGFFPVLSLTGASGLMRIIFQGNGSFSGDLFISTASLLPLGLWVLWGGLIQNGMAIAILGIFATNYTILTLYTGCHEISLMSSSKSVFTTPILLFLGLLPLMLIA; translated from the coding sequence ATGTTTAAAAAACAAAATTATTATCAAATTTTGGGAGTTAGCAAGACTGCCACTCTCGAAGAAATTAAAAAAGCTTATCGGCGGCTGGCTGTCCAATATCATCCTGATGTAAATCCCTCTGACGAAACCGGAGATTTTTTTAAGGAAATTACCCGAATTTATGATATTTTGAGGAATCCCTTGGAGCGGGAAAAGTATGACCAAGAGTTAGCCCAAGCATCCTTAAACGAAGTAGAGTTTACCAGCAAAGTCTCTGAACCAGACGTTGAAGTTAATTTAAAAGATAAGCAAGCTGTAAATTTTTATCAACAAGGCTTAAAAAAAAGCCAGAAATTAAATTATCAAGAGGCGATCGCGGATTATACGGAAGCCTTAAAATTAAATCCAGAATTAGTCGAGGCTTATTATCAACGCGGGTTTGCCCAATCCCAACTGAGCAATCACCGTGAGGCATTCGCTGATTATACGGAAGCGTTACACCGCAATGATCAAATACCCGAAATTTATTATTATCGCGGATTAACTCGGTTTAAATTGGCGAATATTACCGGAGCGTTGGAAGATTTAAACCAAGCGATCGCGATGAATCCTCATTATGCAGCAGCTTATTATCATCGGGGCTTAGTTTACCAGGAAATTGCCGAAAAGAAAGCGGCAAAAGTAAACTTGAAGCAAGCGGCTAAAGAATTTTTGACCCAAGGCGATCGCTTTCACTATCGGCAGACCTTAAATGCCTTAGAAAATCTGCAAAAAACTTTAACCATCATTGACAAAACCCCACCCCCATTCAGGTTACTTTTGCAAATCCTCAAAACTTGGCGGGCTTTTGCTTTCAATCCCATTGAGGGGTTATTTCCGGCGTTTATTAAGTTGGGAAATCGACAAGCGATCGCCGTGGGGATTGGCTTTGCTCTCATCTTTAATCTATGCTTTGTATTGGGCATGGTATTGGGCATGGCTACGGTTTGGCAGAAGATTTTCCCGTTCACCAATTTACCGATATCGACTTTAATCATTATCGGCTTCTTCCCGGTTTTGAGTTTAACCGGGGCTAGTGGTTTAATGCGGATAATTTTTCAAGGGAATGGCAGTTTTTCTGGGGATTTATTTATCTCCACTGCCAGTTTATTGCCCTTGGGTTTATGGGTGTTATGGGGGGGGTTAATCCAAAATGGGATGGCGATCGCCATTCTGGGAATCTTTGCCACCAACTATACAATCCTCACCCTTTATACTGGCTGCCATGAAATTTCTCTTATGTCTAGCAGCAAATCCGTTTTTACTACACCGATTCTATTATTTCTCGGTTTGCTGCCATTGATGTTGATTGCCTAA
- a CDS encoding bifunctional 2-polyprenyl-6-hydroxyphenol methylase/3-demethylubiquinol 3-O-methyltransferase UbiG, which produces MFEEQPKTLQQKVKLLATEALQKSEHSAWFDVLYSQANKDASQVPWAKLTAHPYLQDWLNDQIIQGQGKSALVIGCGLGDDAETLADLGFQVTAFDISPTAIAWAKERFPNSPVNYVVADLLALNPDWQGKFDFVFECRNIQALPLNIREKVINAITPLVAPGGTLLVITRIRDFDAQPDGPPWPLSETELAQFQKFGLSEISRHTFIESEHHQVEQVRIEYKLNVES; this is translated from the coding sequence ATGTTTGAAGAACAACCAAAAACCCTGCAACAAAAAGTTAAGTTACTCGCCACTGAAGCGTTACAGAAATCCGAGCATTCCGCTTGGTTTGATGTGTTATATTCCCAAGCAAATAAGGATGCCAGTCAAGTTCCTTGGGCTAAGTTAACCGCTCATCCTTATTTACAAGATTGGCTGAATGACCAAATTATTCAGGGTCAAGGAAAGTCGGCATTAGTGATTGGTTGTGGCTTAGGAGATGATGCAGAAACTTTGGCAGACCTGGGGTTTCAGGTGACGGCTTTTGATATTTCCCCCACAGCGATCGCCTGGGCAAAGGAACGATTTCCTAATTCCCCAGTTAACTATGTGGTAGCGGATTTATTGGCTTTAAATCCCGATTGGCAGGGGAAATTTGATTTCGTATTTGAATGTCGCAATATCCAAGCATTGCCCTTGAATATTCGCGAAAAAGTTATTAATGCGATCACGCCTTTAGTCGCTCCTGGTGGCACTTTATTAGTGATTACTAGAATTCGTGACTTTGATGCCCAACCCGATGGCCCGCCTTGGCCATTATCAGAAACAGAATTAGCCCAGTTTCAGAAATTTGGCTTATCAGAAATTAGCCGTCATACATTCATTGAAAGCGAACATCATCAGGTGGAACAGGTCAGAATTGAATATAAGTTAAATGTTGAAAGTTAA
- the purH gene encoding bifunctional phosphoribosylaminoimidazolecarboxamide formyltransferase/IMP cyclohydrolase, with protein MARLALLSTSDKTGLIEFARQLVQDFEFDLISSGGTAKALKDAGLPVTKVADYTGSPEILGGRVKTLHPRIHGGILARRDLPEDIADLQNNDIRPIDLVVVNLYPFEQTIAKPDVSYADAIENIDIGGPTLLRAAAKNHAHLTVLCEPDQYEGYLQEMRKNQGEVSLAFRQVCAQKAFWHTATYDQAIATYLVNQPLVASLEDNPLPPRFGMAGQQKQALRYGENPHQTAAWYQVGLTPTGWAAAKQLQGKELSYNNLVDLEAARRIICEFIDPEYPPAAAILKHTNPCGVAFGNTLVEAYEKALAADPISAFGGIVAVNRPLDAATATEMKKLFLECIVAPSCEPEAEELLQKKSKLRVLTLPDLISGPKQVIKAIAGGFLVQNTDDAVENPSEWQVVTKKQPTEDQLQELLFAWKVVKHVKSNAIVVTRDRTTLGVGAGQMNRVGAAKIALEQAGEKAKGAVLSSDAFFPFDDSVRTAVAAGIEAIVQPGGSLRDQDSIDAADELGIVMVFTGMRHFLH; from the coding sequence ATGGCGCGTCTAGCACTGCTGAGTACATCAGATAAAACTGGCTTAATCGAGTTTGCCCGTCAATTAGTTCAAGACTTTGAATTTGACTTGATCAGCAGTGGCGGAACCGCAAAAGCCTTAAAAGATGCCGGTTTACCCGTGACCAAAGTGGCAGACTATACCGGGTCTCCAGAAATTTTGGGGGGTCGGGTGAAAACGTTGCATCCCCGGATTCACGGGGGAATTTTGGCGAGACGCGATTTGCCAGAAGATATCGCCGATTTACAGAATAACGATATTCGCCCGATTGATTTGGTGGTGGTAAATCTTTATCCGTTTGAGCAAACGATCGCCAAACCGGATGTATCTTATGCCGATGCCATTGAAAATATTGATATTGGGGGGCCAACCCTGTTGCGGGCTGCGGCCAAAAATCACGCTCATTTGACGGTACTTTGCGAACCAGACCAATATGAGGGGTATTTACAGGAAATGCGGAAAAATCAGGGAGAAGTCTCTCTAGCTTTCCGCCAAGTCTGTGCCCAAAAAGCGTTCTGGCATACGGCAACTTATGACCAGGCGATCGCAACTTACCTGGTTAATCAACCATTGGTTGCTTCTTTGGAAGATAACCCTCTGCCCCCTCGGTTTGGCATGGCCGGTCAACAAAAACAGGCATTGCGTTATGGGGAAAACCCCCATCAAACGGCGGCATGGTATCAAGTCGGATTAACGCCTACGGGATGGGCAGCAGCAAAACAACTGCAAGGGAAAGAACTTAGTTATAACAATTTGGTGGATTTGGAAGCCGCCCGACGGATTATTTGTGAGTTTATCGATCCGGAATATCCTCCGGCTGCGGCCATTTTGAAGCATACTAATCCCTGCGGCGTGGCGTTTGGTAATACCTTGGTTGAAGCTTACGAAAAAGCTTTAGCTGCGGATCCGATTTCCGCTTTTGGTGGCATTGTGGCGGTGAACCGGCCTCTGGATGCAGCGACGGCAACGGAGATGAAAAAGCTATTTTTAGAATGTATTGTTGCCCCAAGTTGTGAGCCGGAAGCGGAAGAATTGCTCCAGAAGAAATCTAAGTTACGAGTGCTGACTTTGCCGGATTTAATCAGTGGTCCAAAGCAAGTGATTAAGGCGATCGCGGGTGGTTTTCTGGTGCAAAATACCGATGATGCGGTGGAAAATCCCAGCGAGTGGCAAGTGGTGACGAAAAAGCAACCTACCGAGGATCAGTTGCAAGAGTTGCTGTTTGCTTGGAAGGTGGTGAAGCACGTTAAATCTAATGCTATTGTCGTGACTCGCGATCGCACTACCTTGGGAGTGGGCGCCGGTCAAATGAACCGGGTCGGGGCGGCGAAAATTGCCCTGGAACAAGCGGGAGAAAAAGCCAAAGGTGCGGTGCTCTCTAGTGATGCCTTTTTCCCCTTTGATGATTCGGTACGGACCGCAGTGGCTGCGGGAATTGAGGCGATCGTCCAACCCGGTGGCAGTCTCCGCGACCAAGACTCTATTGATGCTGCTGATGAATTGGGCATCGTCATGGTCTTTACCGGAATGCGTCACTTCTTACATTAA
- the era gene encoding GTPase Era, which translates to MYSDEMNLIPTAPVDFKSGFIAIIGRPNVGKSTIMNYLVGQKIAITSPIAQTTRNRLRGILTTPEFQIIFVDTPGIHKPHHELGKVLVKNAQNAIKSVDIVLFVVDSSVECGGGDRFIAEFLSQTKTPVILGLNKQDQQPEDPQKIALLDRTYQEMAKLNKWAMVKFSAVTGNGLDDLLSLLKEKLPNGPYYYPPDLVTDQPERFIMGELIREQILHLTREEIPHSVAVGIDQVEESPEITRVLATIYVERDSQKGILIGRKGAMLKEVGIAAREQMQKLINGKVYLEMFVKVQPKWRQSRHFLTDFGYRIERD; encoded by the coding sequence ATGTATTCTGATGAGATGAACCTAATCCCTACGGCTCCCGTTGATTTTAAGTCTGGTTTTATCGCGATCATTGGCAGACCTAATGTGGGCAAGTCAACGATTATGAACTATCTTGTGGGGCAAAAAATTGCGATTACTTCTCCGATCGCCCAGACGACCCGCAACCGTTTGCGGGGGATTTTAACCACCCCAGAATTCCAAATAATTTTTGTGGATACGCCGGGAATTCATAAGCCGCATCATGAGTTGGGGAAAGTTTTGGTAAAAAATGCCCAAAATGCCATTAAGTCGGTGGATATTGTGCTGTTTGTGGTGGATTCTTCCGTGGAATGTGGAGGAGGCGATCGCTTTATTGCGGAGTTTCTCAGTCAAACCAAAACTCCAGTCATCCTCGGATTAAATAAACAAGACCAGCAACCAGAAGACCCTCAGAAAATTGCCCTGTTAGATCGGACTTATCAAGAAATGGCTAAGTTGAATAAATGGGCAATGGTGAAGTTTTCGGCGGTGACTGGTAATGGTCTTGATGATTTATTATCCTTGCTTAAAGAAAAGCTGCCCAATGGTCCCTATTATTACCCCCCTGATTTGGTGACAGATCAGCCGGAACGATTTATTATGGGTGAATTAATTCGCGAGCAAATTTTGCATCTCACTCGTGAAGAGATTCCTCATTCGGTGGCGGTGGGAATTGACCAAGTGGAAGAATCTCCCGAAATTACTCGTGTTTTAGCCACCATTTATGTAGAGCGAGATTCCCAAAAAGGAATTCTGATTGGCAGAAAAGGAGCTATGCTCAAAGAAGTGGGCATCGCTGCCCGGGAACAAATGCAAAAATTAATTAATGGCAAAGTTTATCTGGAGATGTTTGTCAAAGTCCAACCAAAGTGGCGACAATCTCGGCATTTTTTGACAGATTTTGGTTATCGAATTGAGCGGGATTAG
- a CDS encoding Rpn family recombination-promoting nuclease/putative transposase, with protein MTKTADIGSKRLISLEPEKWVKWLTSFADVQVREIVNSDFQWISREGDVLVRAYSPECGEFLLVNELQLYYTGKMPRRIRAYVALAEEKYQLPVYPVLVNILQSSYANIPQGYFSEFAGLQARQDYRVINLWEVNAEIVFERSLTALLPFVPVLKGGGEKSTVQRALRLLRNDEKLSDLETLLAFFATFVLESSVVQQIMRWDMAVLQKSPWYQEILNQGVQQGREEGLLSAIALGLELKFGETALELMPAVSQIKNVERLTELKDAIKTVNSLAEFQRMI; from the coding sequence ATGACTAAAACAGCCGATATTGGGAGTAAAAGATTAATTAGCCTAGAACCAGAAAAATGGGTGAAATGGCTCACGTCATTTGCTGATGTACAAGTCCGAGAAATTGTGAACTCGGATTTCCAATGGATTAGCCGAGAAGGAGACGTATTAGTCCGCGCTTATAGCCCCGAATGTGGGGAATTCTTGCTAGTAAATGAGTTACAATTATATTACACAGGAAAAATGCCCCGGCGAATCAGAGCTTATGTTGCCTTGGCAGAAGAAAAGTATCAACTACCTGTATATCCAGTATTGGTAAATATTCTTCAAAGTAGTTATGCCAATATTCCCCAGGGTTACTTTTCCGAATTTGCCGGTTTACAAGCGCGTCAAGACTATCGAGTAATTAACCTGTGGGAAGTGAATGCGGAAATAGTTTTTGAGCGATCGCTGACCGCACTTTTGCCCTTTGTTCCCGTTTTAAAAGGAGGTGGAGAAAAATCAACCGTACAACGAGCTTTGCGATTGTTACGTAATGACGAAAAACTCAGCGACCTGGAAACTCTTTTGGCGTTTTTTGCTACCTTTGTTTTAGAAAGTAGCGTTGTGCAACAAATAATGAGGTGGGATATGGCAGTATTACAAAAATCTCCCTGGTATCAAGAAATTTTGAATCAAGGAGTTCAACAAGGACGAGAAGAAGGACTTTTATCCGCGATCGCCCTGGGATTAGAATTAAAATTTGGGGAAACCGCATTAGAACTGATGCCCGCAGTTTCTCAAATTAAAAATGTGGAACGCTTGACGGAACTGAAGGACGCAATTAAAACCGTCAATAGTCTGGCAGAATTCCAGCGAATGATTTAA